CACTAGCAACAGTGGACAACACTAAAGAGTTCTTCACTGAAGACAATGGAGGAAAATCAGTAGCAGGGAACAAAGGTGTGGTACTTGATCGGATTTCACTGCAAACAAACGGAGAAGCCTGTGTGCCTGCAACACTTAAAGAAGAAGGTCTATTTGAAGAGTCATCAGATGGAGCTGTTTGTTTCGGCATGAAGCTTTGCTGCCAAGATGAATCTTTGAGAAAGCTTTAAACTTGAACTTTAgatttcattcattttctttaagGTTTCATGCGGCTTACATTTTGGTATTTATATAAGAGACATTATAAGCTTCTAAACCCTAGGTAACTCTCCAGATGTCTTCATCCTGTAGTCTCTAAGCCATCAAGGGCTGAGAATTGATTAGCAAGCTCTATCTTCTCCGTTCAAGCTTTCGTCAcctctgttctgtttcttttgtccTTAAGCGAGAGTGCAGAAGACCGTTGCACAGTGCACGACGACGTTTCTGTTTTGGGCTTAAGTGTTCTGTGGCCCAGTTCATTTGTTTCTGTCGCAGGCCCAACTGATGAAGCTGACAAAATGCTGTCGTTTTAAAGAGGTTGTCTGATACAATTTTCGTTATAAAAAACGTGTGTAAATGTAGCATTTGATGTGTACAAGAATTGAGTGTGAAACCTTTTTTGCCCTTTCGTAGTTACTTGTGTGTGTCGTTGTTGTTGCTCGTgagatttttatatttttctcttataataatgttttttaaaggttatcatttttttaatatacagaaattaaaaaattaccaACTTGCCATGAGATTCatacatgattttttttaattaattactaaactaAATCGAgaagattattttgtttaacaatGATTAAAACTTGgtccaaatttcaaaactagtGATTTCTTTCGGAATATAGCATGATGAGGAATATAGAAACTAATGTACGTTTAGTTTGAATATGAACGTTTAGGATCTTAGTTTATACTTTAAAGtaacaacccaaaaaaaaattaaagaaaaattgtaaaacgaaaacatgttatatttcttaaataaaattatagtaatatatacaaaaatgacAATTTGGGGACTTGAAGTCGGGTTAGTATGGGGCAGTTGTTGCTGGAAAACCATTTGAGCTAACTGAATTACAATGTTTAGTAGTAGCttgtataatatttaaaagagTTAGTATGGGACACTTGCCCCACCTGCCTCCAACGTGGGTCCGCCACTGGTTATGTATGATGACTAAATTATATTCTGTTtaatgaattattatttagaCAATAGATTTACTAGAGATAATGAGACACCCAagttagatatattttttatgaaaaaaacttagatatatttttctctatatcAGAAAtcgtttaaaaaataaagcaaaaaactaaatttattttaaccaATCATcattgtttctatttttactTTACTTGCTTTATAAAAAGACTAATCAtttgtttggttgttttataggtgaataatgttttttgtttacagttgaaacaaatgaaatcGAACACTGTTCTACACAttgtggaaaaaaataatttattaactCGTTAAGAAGTCAATGGTTCAAGAAGCCCATGATGAGACTATGGTCCGAATGATACCCGCGATTTTTGTTGTATGGGGAAAGCGTTATTTCAGTGCGGTACAGTTCAACTGCGATACGTGCAAGAGGAATATAGGTAGTGATTGGCGACAACAAAAAAAcggtattaaaaaaaaattactttgaAAACCGCATTGGGTACCAATCAGCAATAAAACTACATAGtacatttttccaaaaaaaaataataatataaaaagacTGCAGATTTCAAAGATAAATAATGCAAGGAACGCTTATCAAAACGCAATAGCCTCTAATATCCAACGGTTTCTGAATTTCCGCAAtagacaatatatatatatatttatttttttctagtttcaCTTGCTAAGTATATCAGTAGAATCTGTTGGAGAAAACACAGATACACAAGCAAATCGAAACTGTGATACATTacttttttaaatctttttttttataaaaccttaaaatgaaaacaaatttttttttaaagaaaaagtttgatatcAGAAATCTTTGAAAATGCAAGTCTTCTGTATCATCGACTTCAGAGTTTGGTCCGGTGAAATTAGACCTTCCTAAATATTTCTAAAAGGTAATTAGTTGTATGTaacttctttttaatattttgtaatgaCACACCACTATATTTAGTGTCTTATACATACTCCAATTATTCTCTTTTATTCATAAGTTCACGAGTTTTATTAAAAGAAcaatttatcaataatttgACTAAAACATGCTTATACAACTAATAGATTAAAACTAAATTCTTGTAAAATCTCATAATACCAATTacataaaaacatttgttatATCTTGGAGTACTTTATGTCATCCATAATTGAAAGTAGTaatctaatttaatatttatcaatcaaaaattttaaatgtaaatcTTACTGTAGTAATAAGTTATGTGTTGTatttaaatagataaatataattgacatatatagtattttaatatatgtgtatgttgCATAGtaagtatttttaatttcattttgaaacGAATTtgttattacaaaattatttagtgtcaaagttaaattaattaaaagattgTTTTTCACATTCTTATTTGGTGTCTTATAAACACAATTAGTATTAtctcttatttatatattaatagattaataaaacaattataataggttatgtattttaataggttaagtattttaatttataataggttatgtatataataatttataatagattatgtattttaataatttataaatagataaatataatcattATCTACAGAAAgtttgtaataaaaatatattctaatgatagtttattcaaaatcttaatgttaattattttcataagtttaatttaatattatttacaaaacatttattagtttattcataaaacttttattctaatagatatataacaaatatttatatacttgtttttataatggaaaattatacaaaaccttcattatttggttttgcaactgcaaagtttattttttggtagTGTATAGACTAGCTTAGTTtgtcaaataaaattaatgatCTATATCGtactcttatatataaaagtgtTGTTGTAATATgtataaagttataaaaaaagaagagaaattgttACTACAAGACTAAAAATACGAGACATACGTatgtaataatttattttctaattcaTAAATTGTTGGATTTTATTGAATGTAGAATGACGTCCAATCGTCGATGGAACACAAACCCTTCCAGATGAACATATTCAACTCATCCCACTGAAATTTCTACTCCTCCCACAGAAACAACAATACGGGtaaatttagtaatatatatatatatatatatattaaaaatttacttAAATTCGATAGAATAAATAACATTGTATTCACGAAATTTGTAGAACAAAGACAAGTACAAATGGACGTACATTCATGAAATAACATTAATTCAGTTGTTCGACGAAGCAATTGCCATGAATAATTATACTCTCAAGAATCCTACTGCTATCGGTAGAGAGTATATGGTTGAAAAGTTCAATATAGCATTCAACATGAATATAAgttatagtttttttcaaaaacaagcttgatgaattcaaaaaaagttacaagagATGGAAAGCTTTTACGCACAAAACATGCATCACAGTTGATCTTGATACATCTTTCATAAATGCAACTGACGCATGTTGGACTGAACAAGAGTTTGTAAGTACATCAAATCTTTGTATTAATCaattatgtttcaaaattttggtatcACGTatctaattgattttaaaattacagggatgcaaattaacaaaaagcTTGAACGGAAAATCGCCTGAGTTTTGAGACGTGATGCAACGATGTCTCGTATTACATGATGTTCAATCACAATCTCAACATTCTGCTCgtcaaagaagagaacaatTGATCCACGAGCATGgagttgatgaagaaggtgaagattACTCAGACAGTGATAGTGGTAACATGCCAGAAGCCGAGGTTCCTGAaacgcaagaagaagaagaagtgtatCGTGTTaccattgatgatgatgaagtatTCCAACATTCTGCTGCTAGAAGGCAACAATGAGGTAGGCCAAATTCGCAGTCAACCGCTAGACGTGGAAGTAGTGCACAAAGATCTGGAGGAAGCTCACTAGTTTCTATAGGAAGTGGTTCACGAAGAAGTCATAGACGACAATCCTTTGAAACAACAATACAAGACAGCATCACTGGCTTCAGAGAATTCCAACGACAAAGTTTTCAACAACTTCGTCCTGGTGCTTTTGATCAAGATGATTACGATGAATTTAAAAAGGCGGAAGCGATATTTATCGCGCTAAATCTTCCTAAGCACACTAGATTTCATTGGGCATGCATTAATGCACTTAAGGAGCTAGTATTTTGGCGTAAGTATTTGATTGATATAACTGCAAGCACCGACGAGGATAAGGTCCAACTGTTAGAAGCTATGACTGGTGTTTCACGTAACAACCAAGATGTGCCAAAACAGTTAGGTTCAAGCCATTCATTTGGGAGTCCACATTCAGGAGGTATATCATCTGGAAGTCCATCCTCTGTGGGTAATTGGGAGGCAAAATTCACCCAGTTTTTGGGGTCCCATTTATCCATAGTGGGAAACACCACCAAACGTTGCACAATGGAAAACACCACCAAATGCACAGTGGGACACGCCACCAAATGTTCCACAGTGGGGATCATCACCAAAGGCTCCACAATGGCGGCAAACAGAAAAATTTTAACAAGGTGGTTCAAGCGGAACGACTCCAACAAATGTTCAATATGGATTTTCAGTTGGAAGTCAAGGAGATTGTGTAACAACTGAAACTCCACCGATCATTCAACAAACATCATCATCTGGTCTCGGtttcacaaattattttgaaactgGACAAATACCACAAACACCTAGACCAGGAggtctttttaatatttgggGAACTGCGCAAGGATCCAATGCAAGTCATCACAATGATGTAGGAGATGAAGATTAGTTTGTGTTATTTGTGGTTTATCAATctcatttatgttttgaaatgatttatgtattttttttagtttaaggttgaattttatttaatttatgtttgtaAAATAATCTATGTCTAATGCAAGAAATTGTTTGTATTGAATTTCAGGCATTTCGTATATGTCAGTTGCGATCACAAGACCTTACGAAGAAAGAATTGAACTGTggaatttggaaaataaacaatttgaagAGTTAGTGATTCAACCAGCGTTGAATTATTATGACCGATATTTTCAAAGAGCACCAGTCCAAATTGATAGAGGTTTGGGATGGAGAAATATATGGCGTCGACTACAGCAAGATGCTGCTGCTTGTCTTCAGTTATTACGGATGTCACTTCCATGTTTCACAACATTGTGTAATATGTTGCAAACAAATTATGATCTTCAGCCTACATTGAATATAAGTATTGAAGAAAGTGTTGCGATGTTTCTACGGATATGTGGGCACAATGAAGTTTATAGAGATGTTGGTTTAAGATTTGGacgaaatcaagaaactgtgcaaagaaaatttagagaaGTTCTTACGGCAACTGAATTATTAGCATGTGATTATATTAGAACTCCGACAAGACAAGAACTTTATCGAATTCCTGAAAGACTTCAGGTAGACCAAAGATATTGGCCATATTTTAGTGGATTCGTTGGAGCTATGGATGGTACTCATGTATGCGTAAAAGTAAAGCCTGACTTACAGGGAATGTATTGGAATCGACACGATAATGCATCATTGAACATCATGGCAATATGTGATTTGAAGATGTTATTCACATATATTTGGAATGGAGCACCAGGTTCATGCTACGATACAGCTGTTCTGCAAATAGCACAACAAAGTGATTCCGAGTTTCCTTTGCCTCCGTCAGAGAAGTATTATCTGGTTGATTCTGGCTACCCAAACAAACAAGGACTTCTAGCTCCTTATAGATCGTCACGAAATCGAGTTGTGAGATATCATATGTCTCAATTCTATTATGGTCCTCGTCCTCGAAACAAACATGAATTGTTCAACCAATGTCACACATCTTTACGTTCTGTTATCGAGAGAACTTTTAgaatttggaaaaacaaaatggaggATTCTTTCTGATTTTCTAAGATATAATGTTCATGTTAAAAAAAGAGTGGTAATGGCTACAATGGgattacataattttatcaGAATTTCAAACTTCTCAGATGCAGATTTTGCAGATGTAATGACAGAGACAAATATAAACAACAGAGATTTTGATTATGATTTAGATGATAAAGAAGCAACAGAGATTACAGATGGAGAACATATAACGCAGATAGGAGATAATGTTGCAAATATGTTATGGGAAAATCAAAgtaatagataaaaaaattttttattgatttttacGATGAAATTAGTCAACGCATGTAACGATACGTatgttacaaaattaaatttatatttttataaatttttgtattagtgttttataaatatctgttattgtttatttattaacacaaaaaattaattaattattaatatatatatatataatctataatcCGCACCGCAAGTAGTTTTTTCACCaatcaaacattattttgtacCGCTTATTTTGTACAAACCGCACTTGTCTTGCAAATATATTTCTCCCTCACGTACCGCAGTTGAACCGTACTGCACTGTAATAACGCTTTTCCCGCACAACAAAAACCGCGGTTACCATTCGGACCCATATATGCGGGACAAGTGCGGTTTGTACAAAATAAGCGGTACAGAAAAATGTTTGCTGAAAGAACTTATTGAGTATATTTATGATAACATTGAAAATGTGattatgaaacaaattatgaaaaaatatttaacctTCGATCGTTAAAATTTGATGAACAAACCCGTAAAAGATgaatgaaaaacaattaacaGAATATAGCTAAAGTaaatataaagagagaataatacagaaagttttttttttttttcttaccaagTATGAGAATCCATTATATAAGAGAGAAAAGATGTATATGGctacaagaattttttttgtgaaaaagagTGTGAGGGAAAAGAGGGAGAGaaatgatgtatatatagaaaaatatatatatatatatatatatatacataatgatttataacattaaaaaaaatcaaaagtacATAAGTGGCTATTGTCCATTGCATTTTTCAGTTGGACCGTAGGGTAAGGACCTGACTTCATTTTGAAATGCGGTCCATGCCATTTTATCCCTTTTTTTAAATCCGCAgtttacacttttttttaaataataaaacacaGATTTCTGAAAAGGTGTTGAACGGTGACATATATGCggttttcaataataaaaatatgaaaaacggCAAAACGCTTCCCCCATTCACAACCTATGACTTTGAATGGTAACAACGTTTTAGAGAGTGCGGGACAAGCGGGTATAGAAGCGTGGTGCGGTTTTACCAGAATGTAGTTAACTAAAACGTAGTATGTTGAACAAGTATGGTTAGTGTGGAACAAACAGTGCAGCATAATGTATGAATGGTAAAAAACGATATGTGgtacaataaaaatatgtgaatGGTAAAAGCCATAATAATCGgtacaaatatattataaatatatatttcgaaaataaaaatagattagtgatattattattatgataaagtAAAAGTTATGGTTTTGCGTTTAATTAAcgattgttttttatattttattacgAACTTTAAATATaagataatttaaatatttgagtttagaattttattaaaaaaaaaatatttcagaaaTTAGGTGAAACAATAATTATCAAAACACaagcaaaataatattaacgAGTATTTTGAGTTTTGCACAACATGTCTGCAATATTGtctcttatttgtttcataagtTCTCCATCTGCTACATCATTTGCTTCTTTGTCATCTAACTCAGGCTCCCAATCTGTATTGTTTATGAAATTGTGTAATCTCATTGTAGTCATTACCACTCTCTTTTGTATTTGAATATTATATCTTGCGAAATCTCAAAGAATTCTCCATTTCTTCAACAAACTCCAAAAGTTCTCTTAATACTAAACGTAATGATGCATGACATCGATTAAACagttgtttcttatttcttgtAGGTAGTCCGGAATAGAACTGCGACATATGATACCTAACACTTCTACATCTTGATGAGCTGTAAAGAGCCAAAACATTTTGTCTGTTTGGATAGCAAGAATCAACGACGTAGTACTTTTCTAGCGGAAGCAAGGGAATATCAGAATCACTTCATTGTGTCATTGTAAGAACAGTTGTGTCGTGATATGATCCCATTGCTTCATTCAAAATATATGTGAATAACATATTCAAAGATGCATTATCGTGTCGATTCAAATACATTTCTTGTAATTCAGGCTTCACTTTTACACAAACATGAGTCCCATCCATAGCTCCAACAAATCCACTAAAATATGGCCAATATCT
This sequence is a window from Arabidopsis thaliana chromosome 1 sequence. Protein-coding genes within it:
- a CDS encoding uncharacterized protein (unknown protein; BEST Arabidopsis thaliana protein match is: unknown protein (TAIR:AT3G42870.1); Has 51 Blast hits to 51 proteins in 3 species: Archae - 0; Bacteria - 0; Metazoa - 2; Fungi - 0; Plants - 49; Viruses - 0; Other Eukaryotes - 0 (source: NCBI BLink).), whose amino-acid sequence is MQRCLVLHDVQSQSQHSARQRREQLIHEHGVDEEGEDYSDSDSGNMPEAEVPETQEEEEVYRVTIDDDESTARRGSSAQRSGGSSLVSIGSGSRRSHRRQSFETTIQDSITGFREFQRQSFQQLRPGAFDQDDYDEFKKAEAIFIALNLPKHTRFHWACINALKELVFWRKYLIDITASTDEDKVQLLEAMTGVSRNNQDVPKQLGSSHSFGSPHSGGISSGSPSSVGNWEAKFTQFLGSHLSIVGNTTKRCTMENTTKCTVGHATKCSTVGIITKGSTMAANRKILTRWFKRNDSNKCSIWIFSWKSRRLCNN
- a CDS encoding nuclease (unknown protein; BEST Arabidopsis thaliana protein match is: unknown protein (TAIR:AT5G28730.1); Has 924 Blast hits to 912 proteins in 109 species: Archae - 0; Bacteria - 0; Metazoa - 222; Fungi - 31; Plants - 661; Viruses - 0; Other Eukaryotes - 10 (source: NCBI BLink).), giving the protein MSVAITRPYEERIELWNLENKQFEELVIQPALNYYDRYFQRAPVQIDRGLGWRNIWRRLQQDAAACLQLLRMSLPCFTTLCNMLQTNYDLQPTLNISIEESVAMFLRICGHNEVYRDVGLRFGRNQETVQRKFREVLTATELLACDYIRTPTRQELYRIPERLQVDQRYWPYFSGFVGAMDGTHVCVKVKPDLQGMYWNRHDNASLNIMAICDLKMLFTYIWNGAPGSCYDTAVLQIAQQSDSEFPLPPSEKYYLVDSGYPNKQGLLAPYRSSRNRVVRYHMSQFYYGPRPRNKHELFNQCHTSLRSVIERTFRIWKNKMEDSF